A single window of Gossypium arboreum isolate Shixiya-1 chromosome 13, ASM2569848v2, whole genome shotgun sequence DNA harbors:
- the LOC108461096 gene encoding xanthoxin dehydrogenase isoform X2, with product MATSSSNPIDSSLSSQRLVGKVALVTGGATGIGESIVRLFHKHGAKVCIVDVQDNLGLQVCQSLGNGPNVCFFHCDVTIEEQVRAAVDYAVEKFGTLDIMVNNAGLSGPPYNDIRNYDLSDFEKVMNVNVKGVFLGMKHAARIMIPHEKGSIISTCSVSGVIGGLGPHAYTGSKHAVLGLTRNVASELGKYGIRVNCVSPYAVATELAFAHLHEDERTEDVRTGFRAFIGKNANLNGVDLTVEHVANAVLFLASDDAGYISGDNLMVDGGFTSSNHSLRVFR from the exons ATGGCTACTAGCAGCAGCAACCCCATAGATTCATCACTGTCCAGCCAAAG ATTAGTGGGGAAAGTGGCATTGGTCACTGGTGGAGCAACCGGCATTGGTGAGAGCATTGTGCGTCTATTTCACAAGCATGGTGCCAAAGTCTGCATTGTTGATGTGCAAGACAACCTTGGCCTCCAAGTTTGTCAATCCCTTGGCAACGGCCCCAACGTTTGTTTTTTCCATTGCGACGTGACGATAGAAGAACAAGTTCGGGCCGCGGTCGACTACGCAGTTGAAAAGTTTGGTACACTCGATATCATGGTCAACAATGCCGGGTTATCAGGTCCACCGTATAACGATATCCGCAACTATGACTTATCTGATTTCGAGAAAGTAATGAATGTGAATGTAAAAGGTGTTTTCCTTGGAATGAAACATGCTGCTAGAATTATGATCCCACATGAAAAGGGTTCAATCATTTCAACCTGTAGTGTTTCAGGTGTCATCGGTGGCCTAGGACCTCATGCATATACAGGCTCTAAACATGCTGTTTTAGGCCTTACTAGGAATGTTGCATCTGAGTTAGGCAAATACGGGATACGAGTGAATTGTGTTTCTCCGTATGCCGTCGCAACCGAATTGGCCTTTGCTCACTTGCACGAGGACGAAAGAACTGAAGATGTACGAACCGGTTTTCGTGCTTTCATCGGGAAAAACGCGAACCTGAATGGGGTGGATTTGACTGTGGAGCATGTGGCTAATGCTGTGCTGTTCTTAGCAAGTGATGATGCAGGGTATATAAGTGGAGACAATCTTATGGTTGATGGTGGGTTTACATCTTCCAATCACTCATTGCGTGTCTTCAGATGA
- the LOC108461096 gene encoding xanthoxin dehydrogenase isoform X1, with translation MATSSSNPIDSSLSSQRFDRLVGKVALVTGGATGIGESIVRLFHKHGAKVCIVDVQDNLGLQVCQSLGNGPNVCFFHCDVTIEEQVRAAVDYAVEKFGTLDIMVNNAGLSGPPYNDIRNYDLSDFEKVMNVNVKGVFLGMKHAARIMIPHEKGSIISTCSVSGVIGGLGPHAYTGSKHAVLGLTRNVASELGKYGIRVNCVSPYAVATELAFAHLHEDERTEDVRTGFRAFIGKNANLNGVDLTVEHVANAVLFLASDDAGYISGDNLMVDGGFTSSNHSLRVFR, from the exons ATGGCTACTAGCAGCAGCAACCCCATAGATTCATCACTGTCCAGCCAAAG ATTTGACAGATTAGTGGGGAAAGTGGCATTGGTCACTGGTGGAGCAACCGGCATTGGTGAGAGCATTGTGCGTCTATTTCACAAGCATGGTGCCAAAGTCTGCATTGTTGATGTGCAAGACAACCTTGGCCTCCAAGTTTGTCAATCCCTTGGCAACGGCCCCAACGTTTGTTTTTTCCATTGCGACGTGACGATAGAAGAACAAGTTCGGGCCGCGGTCGACTACGCAGTTGAAAAGTTTGGTACACTCGATATCATGGTCAACAATGCCGGGTTATCAGGTCCACCGTATAACGATATCCGCAACTATGACTTATCTGATTTCGAGAAAGTAATGAATGTGAATGTAAAAGGTGTTTTCCTTGGAATGAAACATGCTGCTAGAATTATGATCCCACATGAAAAGGGTTCAATCATTTCAACCTGTAGTGTTTCAGGTGTCATCGGTGGCCTAGGACCTCATGCATATACAGGCTCTAAACATGCTGTTTTAGGCCTTACTAGGAATGTTGCATCTGAGTTAGGCAAATACGGGATACGAGTGAATTGTGTTTCTCCGTATGCCGTCGCAACCGAATTGGCCTTTGCTCACTTGCACGAGGACGAAAGAACTGAAGATGTACGAACCGGTTTTCGTGCTTTCATCGGGAAAAACGCGAACCTGAATGGGGTGGATTTGACTGTGGAGCATGTGGCTAATGCTGTGCTGTTCTTAGCAAGTGATGATGCAGGGTATATAAGTGGAGACAATCTTATGGTTGATGGTGGGTTTACATCTTCCAATCACTCATTGCGTGTCTTCAGATGA
- the LOC108461625 gene encoding protein EARLY RESPONSIVE TO DEHYDRATION 15-like, whose product MEILQQRSSLSSTLNPNAPLFIPLAYRMVKDFSDQWWALVQSSPCFRDYWLQERFHDPENDDVSDDDDDPLFPDDLDDIFEQYDDVLLDPRPEEKEKKLVPFGTSKWRKDRVVTESRRFIEKAPKIVTVKVSPRTIHQPR is encoded by the exons ATGGAGATTCTTCAACAGCGATCATCATTATCCTCAACTTTGAATCCCAACGCTCCATTGTTCATTCCATTAGCATATCGGATGGTCAAGGATTTCTCTGATCAATGGTGGGCTCTCGTCCAATCATCCCCTTGCTTCCGCGACTACTGGCTTCAAGAACGCTTCCATGATCCCGAAAACGACGACGTTTCCGACGACGACGATGATCCTCTCTTCCCCGATGACCTCGATGACATATTTGAGCAATACGACGACGTTTTACTCGACCCAAGAC CagaggaaaaggaaaagaaattggTACCGTTTGGGACATCGAAGTGGCGGAAGGACCGAGTTGTGACTGAGTCACGGAGGTTTATCGAAAAAGCACCCAAGATTGTGACTGTTAAAGTGAGTCCAAGGACTATTCACCAGCCAAGGTGA
- the LOC108461626 gene encoding copper transport protein CCH: MANVVELKVGLHCDECIKKILKAIKKIEDIETYNVDTKLNKVIVTGNVTNDEVIRVLQKIGKQATTWESD; this comes from the exons ATGGCCAAT GTAGTGGAATTGAAAGTGGGCTTACATTGTGACGAATGTATCAAGAAAATCCTCAAAGCTATCAAGAAAATAGAGG ATATTGAAACTTACAACGTTGATACTAAGCTGAACAAGGTTATAGTGACAGGCAATGTTACCAACGATGAAGTCATCCGTGTTCTTCAGAAAATCGGCAAACAAGCAACCACTTGGGAATCTGATTAA